In Allomuricauda ruestringensis DSM 13258, the following proteins share a genomic window:
- the gltB gene encoding glutamate synthase large subunit, with the protein MRLEKQGLYLPEFEHDNCGAGFICSLKGIKSNDIIHKALEILDKLEHRGAVSADGKTGDGAGILIDIPHDFFVDTCTFDLPEAGEYAVGNVFLPQKQNQRDFCIKVLEENIAKQGLQLLGWRDVPVNRSVPGRIAAETEPYVMQVFVAKGKDLDDFQFNLKLFIARKITEHTVIESKLSERDFFYLPSLSTKIIIFKGLLVPKDISRYYEDLLDPRVVTRLALVHQRFSTNTFPMWDLAQPFRYMCHNGEINTLRGNVSRMRSREELMESDWFGEDIKKILPIVLPAKSDSASMDMVVELLLMTGRSLPEVMMMLVPEAWEKNPDMSEAKRAFYEYNSCLMEPWDGPASIPFTDGNYIGAVLDRNGLRPSRYSVTKQGYVIMSSETGVVELEPEDIEFHGRLEPGKMFLVNMEEGRIINDEEIKEHIAKKHPYKKWLKDNLVHLKEIPYNDCPVFFGEFPLQTRRTAFGYTQEDINTIIMPMAQNGKEPIGSMGSDTPIAVLSERPQLIYNYFKQLFAQVTNPPLDGIREELITDISLTLGSDHNIFDFSELHCRKLKIQNPVISKEDLDKIKNYDASPDYKVVSISMLYEIQKGHNGLEEALDSILQQASDAIDEDANIIILSDRMVSAEMAPIPALLACSYINSGLRKLGKRSKLSIIIESAEPREVHHFALLFGFGASAINPYLVNEIIGEQIEENNITDYTFEEAVKNYNKAIGKGILKVMNKIGISTLNSYRGSQLFECIGINTTVVDKYFPNTPTRIQGIGLYEIEKEVTKRHKKAFLSQEIAANLDIEVGGEYRWRRNGEKHMFNPLSVAMLQKSVRNNEPDTYKEYSKLVNEQSKHLMTIRGLFEFSNYDPIPIEEVEPWTEIVKRFKTGAMSYGSISKEAHENLAIAMNRIGGKSNSGEGGEDSARFYKSQTGDWKNSAIKQVASGRFGVTSNYLTSAQEIQIKMAQGAKPGEGGQLPGPKVNPAIAKTRNSTPYVGLISPPPHHDIYSIEDLSQLIYDLKSANREARINVKLVSEVGVGTVAAGVAKAKADVILISGFDGGTGASPLTSLKHAGLPWELGIAEAQQTLVLNDLRNRVTLECDGQLKTGRDVAIACLLGAEEFGFATAPLVASGCVMMRVCHLNTCPVGIATQNPELRKKFEGKPEHVVNYMYFVAQELREIMAKLGFRTLNEMVGQVQKLDRKKAIEHYKAAGIDLTPILYQVDVPEGTKFHNTEKQYHEIDKSIEFEIIGKAHPALFRKEKTTLDFPIYNTDRAVGAIISNEISKIYGADGLPENTLRLNFTGSAGQSFGAFATKGLTMVVNGNTNDYLGKGLSGAKLVIKVPFKSTIKPEDNIITGNVTLYGATSGEAYINGKAGERFCVRNSGAKAVVEGIGDHGCEYMTGGVAVILGSVGRNFGAGMSGGIAFVYDKDNTFRQKCNGDHLNLHPVDEDKDIKELKDLIENHYNATLSPLAQSILENWEKYLPKFIKVFPEEYRQALIRLEEEKMQTL; encoded by the coding sequence ATGAGATTGGAGAAACAAGGTTTATACTTACCGGAATTTGAGCATGATAACTGCGGTGCAGGTTTCATCTGTAGCCTCAAAGGAATAAAGTCTAACGACATAATACACAAAGCCCTCGAAATCCTAGATAAATTAGAGCATAGAGGTGCTGTAAGTGCCGATGGAAAAACTGGAGATGGTGCAGGAATATTAATAGATATACCCCATGATTTTTTCGTGGATACCTGCACTTTTGATCTGCCAGAAGCAGGAGAATATGCCGTAGGAAATGTATTTCTGCCTCAAAAGCAAAACCAGCGTGATTTTTGCATAAAGGTTCTTGAAGAAAACATAGCAAAGCAAGGGCTCCAATTATTAGGTTGGAGAGATGTACCCGTTAACCGTTCCGTTCCAGGACGAATAGCTGCCGAAACTGAACCTTATGTAATGCAGGTTTTTGTAGCCAAAGGGAAAGACTTGGACGATTTCCAGTTCAATCTTAAACTTTTTATTGCCCGTAAAATTACAGAGCACACTGTAATAGAAAGCAAACTATCGGAAAGGGATTTTTTCTACCTGCCCAGCCTATCCACTAAAATCATCATATTCAAAGGGCTTTTGGTACCAAAGGATATAAGCAGGTATTACGAAGACCTTTTAGATCCTCGCGTTGTTACACGCTTGGCATTGGTGCACCAAAGATTCTCCACAAATACATTCCCAATGTGGGATTTGGCTCAACCCTTTAGGTACATGTGCCATAATGGAGAAATCAACACTTTACGAGGAAATGTTTCCCGCATGCGCTCACGCGAAGAATTGATGGAAAGTGACTGGTTTGGTGAAGACATTAAAAAGATACTTCCCATTGTATTGCCAGCCAAGTCCGACTCCGCAAGTATGGATATGGTGGTCGAACTACTTTTAATGACAGGTCGCTCCTTGCCCGAAGTGATGATGATGTTGGTTCCCGAAGCATGGGAAAAAAACCCCGATATGTCCGAGGCCAAAAGAGCGTTCTATGAATACAACTCCTGCCTCATGGAACCATGGGATGGACCGGCATCCATACCCTTTACGGATGGAAATTATATTGGTGCCGTACTCGACAGGAACGGACTACGTCCATCAAGATATTCCGTTACCAAACAAGGATATGTAATCATGTCCTCGGAAACCGGTGTAGTTGAATTGGAACCAGAAGACATTGAATTTCACGGAAGACTGGAGCCCGGAAAAATGTTCTTGGTAAACATGGAGGAAGGAAGAATTATAAATGATGAGGAAATCAAGGAGCATATCGCCAAAAAACATCCATACAAAAAATGGTTGAAGGACAACTTGGTGCATTTAAAAGAGATACCATATAATGATTGTCCTGTTTTCTTCGGCGAATTCCCTTTGCAAACCCGAAGAACAGCTTTTGGATACACCCAAGAAGACATCAATACCATTATAATGCCCATGGCCCAAAATGGTAAAGAACCCATTGGTTCCATGGGGTCCGACACACCAATTGCCGTGCTGTCCGAGCGCCCGCAATTGATCTACAACTACTTTAAACAACTTTTCGCCCAGGTAACCAACCCACCACTGGATGGTATTCGAGAAGAATTAATCACAGATATTAGTCTCACACTTGGAAGTGATCACAATATTTTTGATTTTTCAGAATTGCACTGCCGTAAGCTAAAAATCCAAAACCCTGTTATTTCCAAAGAGGATTTGGATAAAATCAAAAATTATGATGCCAGTCCGGACTACAAGGTGGTATCCATTTCCATGCTCTACGAAATCCAAAAAGGGCACAATGGATTGGAAGAAGCCTTGGATTCCATCTTACAACAAGCATCCGATGCCATTGATGAGGATGCAAACATCATCATCCTATCGGATAGAATGGTGAGTGCCGAAATGGCCCCTATACCAGCACTTTTGGCATGTTCCTATATAAACAGCGGACTAAGAAAATTAGGAAAACGCTCCAAATTAAGCATCATCATCGAATCTGCCGAACCACGTGAAGTACATCATTTTGCCTTGTTGTTCGGTTTCGGCGCAAGTGCCATCAACCCTTATTTGGTAAACGAAATTATTGGTGAACAAATCGAAGAGAACAACATTACCGATTATACTTTCGAAGAAGCGGTCAAAAATTACAACAAGGCCATCGGTAAGGGTATACTCAAGGTAATGAACAAAATCGGGATATCTACCCTTAACTCCTACCGAGGTTCACAACTTTTCGAGTGTATCGGAATAAATACCACGGTTGTGGACAAATATTTCCCAAACACCCCGACCCGTATTCAGGGAATTGGGCTATATGAAATAGAGAAAGAAGTAACCAAACGCCACAAAAAGGCGTTCCTATCACAGGAAATAGCAGCCAATCTCGATATTGAGGTTGGTGGAGAGTATCGATGGAGAAGAAATGGCGAGAAGCACATGTTCAATCCATTAAGTGTCGCCATGCTTCAAAAATCGGTACGCAATAACGAGCCGGATACCTATAAAGAGTATTCCAAATTGGTCAATGAGCAATCCAAACACCTAATGACCATCCGTGGACTGTTCGAATTTTCGAACTACGACCCTATTCCCATTGAAGAAGTTGAACCTTGGACAGAAATTGTAAAAAGGTTTAAAACTGGGGCCATGTCCTACGGAAGTATCAGCAAGGAAGCCCACGAAAATCTTGCGATTGCCATGAACCGAATTGGAGGCAAGAGTAATTCAGGTGAAGGAGGAGAGGATTCGGCTCGTTTCTATAAAAGTCAAACCGGTGACTGGAAAAACAGTGCCATAAAGCAGGTGGCCTCAGGTAGATTTGGGGTAACCTCCAACTATCTTACCAGTGCACAAGAAATACAGATTAAAATGGCTCAGGGGGCAAAACCAGGTGAAGGTGGTCAGTTGCCAGGCCCAAAAGTAAACCCCGCCATTGCAAAAACAAGGAATTCAACTCCCTATGTTGGGTTGATTTCTCCACCTCCCCACCACGATATTTACTCCATTGAGGATTTATCGCAGTTGATCTACGACTTAAAATCTGCCAACAGAGAAGCAAGGATCAATGTGAAATTAGTTTCAGAAGTTGGTGTGGGAACGGTAGCCGCTGGTGTTGCCAAAGCCAAGGCCGATGTCATTTTAATCTCAGGATTTGATGGAGGAACTGGGGCATCACCTTTAACTTCCTTAAAACACGCTGGCCTGCCTTGGGAACTTGGAATAGCCGAGGCCCAACAAACTTTGGTACTGAACGACCTACGAAACAGGGTAACCTTGGAATGTGACGGGCAGTTAAAAACAGGTAGGGATGTTGCAATCGCATGCCTTTTGGGAGCAGAAGAATTTGGATTTGCCACAGCTCCGCTTGTAGCATCCGGTTGTGTAATGATGCGTGTTTGCCATTTGAACACATGCCCCGTAGGCATTGCCACGCAGAACCCTGAACTTCGTAAAAAGTTTGAAGGAAAACCCGAGCACGTAGTCAACTACATGTATTTTGTAGCCCAAGAGCTTCGTGAGATTATGGCCAAACTTGGTTTTAGAACATTGAATGAAATGGTTGGTCAGGTTCAGAAATTGGACAGAAAAAAGGCCATTGAACATTACAAAGCAGCAGGTATCGATTTGACACCAATTCTTTATCAAGTTGATGTACCTGAAGGAACCAAGTTTCATAATACGGAAAAACAATATCACGAAATAGATAAGTCCATCGAGTTTGAAATCATAGGCAAAGCCCACCCTGCCCTATTCAGAAAAGAGAAGACCACTTTGGATTTCCCTATCTACAATACGGATAGAGCTGTGGGTGCCATCATTAGTAACGAGATTTCAAAAATTTATGGTGCCGACGGCTTACCTGAAAACACCTTGAGATTGAACTTTACAGGTTCCGCTGGGCAAAGTTTTGGTGCTTTCGCCACTAAAGGGCTTACCATGGTGGTCAACGGAAACACCAACGATTATCTTGGAAAAGGTTTGTCAGGAGCTAAATTGGTCATCAAAGTGCCGTTTAAGTCAACCATAAAACCAGAGGATAACATTATCACAGGAAATGTTACCTTATATGGGGCCACTTCGGGTGAAGCCTACATCAACGGTAAAGCAGGAGAGCGGTTCTGCGTAAGAAACTCAGGAGCCAAAGCAGTGGTTGAAGGAATTGGCGATCACGGATGTGAATATATGACAGGTGGCGTTGCCGTTATCCTTGGCTCCGTTGGAAGAAATTTCGGTGCTGGTATGAGCGGTGGTATCGCCTTTGTTTACGACAAGGACAATACATTCAGACA